One part of the Pecten maximus chromosome 1, xPecMax1.1, whole genome shotgun sequence genome encodes these proteins:
- the LOC117325575 gene encoding ADP,ATP carrier protein 1, mitochondrial-like yields the protein MSKKLGFAENFALSGAAAVISKTAAAPIERIKLLVQNQEEMLKTGRLAEPYKGVIDCTVKTYKNEGFLPFWRGNLANCIRYFPTQALNFAFKDKIKILFKASKSDAYALQFGKNIASGGVAGAMSLCFVYSLDYARTRLANDAKSGKKGGERQFNGLVDVYKKTLKSDGIGGLYRGFLISCVGIVVYRGCYFGFYDSLKPIVLGDGAGVFASFCLGYVVTVTSGLISYPIDTIRRRMMMTSGEAVKYNGSIDCAKTILKNEGFMSMMKGAGANILRGVAGAGVLSGFDKFQSLYIQWRLGDN from the coding sequence ATGTCAAAGAAACTTGGATTCGCAGAAAATTTCGCCCTCAGTGGTGCAGCAGCTGTCATTTCCAAGACAGCTGCCGCCCCAATTGAGAGGATCAAGCTGCTTGTTCAAAATCAGGAGGAAATGTTGAAGACTGGTCGCTTGGCGGAGCCATACAAAGGTGTCATCGACTGCACTGTCAAGACATACAAGAATGAAGGTTTCCTGCCCTTCTGGAGAGGAAACTTGGCCAACTGTATCAGATACTTCCCAACACAAGCTCTAAATTTTGCATTCAAAGACAAGATCAAGATTTTGTTCAAAGCCTCCAAATCTGATGCATATGCATTACAATTCGGAAAGAACATTGCATCTGGTGGTGTTGCTGGAGCTATGTCCCTCTGCTTTGTGTATTCCCTTGACTACGCCCGTACTCGTCTAGCCAATGATGCAAAATCTGGAAAGAAAGGCGGTGAGCGCCAATTCAATGGACTCGTTGATGTATACAAGAAGACCTTGAAAAGTGATGGAATTGGGGGTCTGTACAGAGGTTTCCTCATCTCTTGTGTTGGTATTGTAGTATACAGAGGATGCTACTTTGGATTCTACGACAGTCTGAAACCAATTGTTCTTGGAGATGGGGCTGGAGTATTTGCTTCTTTCTGTCTTGGTTATGTGGTCACCGTCACCTCTGGCCTGATCTCGTACCCCATTGATACAATCAGAAGGAGAATGATGATGACATCCGGTGAGGCTGTAAAATACAATGGCTCAATTGATTGTGCCAAGACCATCCTGAAGAATGAGGGATTCATGTCCATGATGAAGGGTGCTGGAGCAAACATCCTCAGAGGAGTTGCTGGTGCAGGTGTACTGTCTGGTTTTGACAAATTCCAGTCACTTTATATCCAATGGCGTCTTGGtgataattaa